From a single Nocardioides panacis genomic region:
- a CDS encoding dipeptidase — translation MTKTPDQIRAAVRDVMPSVRADLEALVRIPSVSADPARAGDVRRSAEATAELFRAEGFDDVQILTAAGGAPAVVARRPAPAGAPTVLLYAHHDVQPVGDPADWDSEPFEPTERGERLYARGAADDKAGIAAHLAAIRAHGDELPVGITVLVEGEEEVGSPTLEAFLDQHQGLLAADVIVIADSGNWDIGEPALTTSLRGLVDCFVEVRTLDHGVHSGMWGGVVPDAVTVMVRLLASLHDDAGNVAVEGLHAGPAADVDYPMDRIRAESGLAEGVELIGSGSVVERLWTKPAIATIGFDATRTADASNTLIPTVKAKLSVRLAPGDSSKAAMERLREHLEKHVPWGAQLTFTAGEFGEPTQIDATGPAYDAARAAFRDAWDGVEPVDMGVGGSIPFIAAFNEAFPDAAVLVTGVEDPDTRAHGANEGLHLAEFERVCLAEALLLHNLAEALG, via the coding sequence ATGACGAAGACTCCTGACCAGATCCGCGCCGCGGTGCGCGACGTGATGCCGTCCGTGCGCGCCGACCTCGAGGCCCTGGTCCGGATCCCCTCGGTCAGTGCCGACCCCGCCCGCGCCGGCGACGTACGCCGGTCCGCGGAGGCCACCGCGGAGCTGTTCCGGGCCGAGGGCTTCGACGACGTGCAGATCCTGACCGCCGCCGGGGGAGCCCCGGCCGTGGTGGCCCGCCGGCCCGCCCCCGCCGGCGCCCCGACCGTGCTGCTCTACGCCCACCACGACGTGCAGCCCGTCGGCGACCCGGCCGACTGGGACAGCGAGCCGTTCGAGCCGACCGAGCGCGGGGAGCGGCTCTACGCCCGCGGCGCCGCGGACGACAAGGCCGGCATCGCCGCCCACCTGGCGGCGATCCGGGCGCACGGCGACGAGCTCCCGGTGGGCATCACCGTGCTGGTCGAGGGCGAGGAGGAGGTCGGCTCACCGACCCTCGAGGCGTTCCTCGACCAGCACCAGGGCCTGCTGGCCGCCGACGTGATCGTGATCGCCGACTCCGGCAACTGGGACATCGGCGAGCCCGCGCTGACCACCAGCCTGCGCGGCCTGGTCGACTGCTTCGTCGAGGTCCGCACGCTCGACCACGGCGTGCACTCCGGCATGTGGGGCGGCGTCGTCCCGGACGCGGTCACCGTGATGGTGCGGCTGCTCGCCAGCCTGCACGACGACGCCGGCAACGTCGCCGTGGAGGGCCTGCACGCGGGCCCCGCCGCGGACGTGGACTACCCGATGGACCGGATCCGGGCCGAGTCCGGCCTCGCCGAGGGCGTCGAGCTGATCGGCAGCGGCTCGGTCGTCGAGCGGCTGTGGACCAAGCCCGCGATCGCGACCATCGGGTTCGACGCGACCCGCACCGCCGACGCCAGCAACACCCTGATCCCCACCGTCAAGGCCAAGCTCTCGGTGCGGCTCGCCCCCGGCGACTCCTCCAAGGCGGCCATGGAGCGGCTCCGCGAGCACCTCGAGAAGCACGTCCCCTGGGGCGCGCAGCTGACCTTCACCGCCGGCGAGTTCGGCGAGCCCACCCAGATCGACGCCACCGGGCCGGCGTACGACGCCGCGCGGGCCGCCTTCCGCGACGCGTGGGACGGCGTCGAGCCGGTCGACATGGGGGTCGGCGGCTCGATCCCGTTCATCGCGGCGTTCAACGAGGCGTTCCCGGACGCGGCCGTGCTGGTCACCGGCGTCGAGGACCCGGACACCCGGGCGCACGGCGCCAACGAGGGCCTGCACCTGGCGGAGTTCGAGCGGGTCTGCCTGGCCGAGGCGCTGCTGCTGCACAACCTCGCGGAGGCCCTCGGCTGA
- a CDS encoding sterol carrier family protein gives MPVRLRPADPAVVGPALARFRDGAADRDDLRLLTKHLLALLVAKAPGGAVEVRVPPYAAAQCLTGTRHTRGTPPAAVEMDAATWIALGTGDLDWAEAERDGRLLASGERSGLGPLLPLLTVE, from the coding sequence GTGCCCGTCCGCCTGCGCCCCGCCGACCCCGCCGTCGTGGGTCCCGCGCTGGCCCGGTTCCGGGACGGTGCCGCGGACCGGGACGACCTGCGGCTGCTCACCAAGCACCTGCTCGCGCTGCTGGTCGCCAAGGCTCCCGGCGGCGCGGTCGAGGTGCGGGTGCCGCCGTACGCCGCCGCCCAGTGCCTCACCGGCACCCGGCACACGCGCGGCACGCCGCCGGCCGCCGTCGAGATGGACGCCGCCACCTGGATCGCGCTGGGCACCGGCGACCTGGACTGGGCCGAGGCCGAGCGCGACGGCCGGCTCCTGGCCTCCGGCGAGCGCTCCGGCCTGGGCCCGCTGCTGCCCCTGCTCACGGTCGAGTGA
- a CDS encoding glycoside hydrolase domain-containing protein, giving the protein MHRLSRSPRRPTARAIARTATAALACLATLAAGLVLAAPAQAGNRVTPGSFTGYGFDQCTAPTQKAMDAWLTGSPYWAVGIYVSGDSRACTSQPNLSPTWVGTQLANGWRLLPITLGPQASCTTRERYLRQVRINPSPTSSYAAARSQGRAEAAKTVGAAQALGISPGSTLWYDLEAFAITKTDCRESALTFLSGWTEQLHAQGYVSGVYSSAASGTKILDDARATRPGAYVMPDHLWVADWNGRADTGSSYLRSDGWAPHRRVHQYRGGHNETYGGVTINIDTNWVDVGRGSTVAAEPRHCAGAATYNFPRYPTRRAGHTGALVSAAQCLLKAKGYYTGPVDGTYDADVSAAARRYRAATRLPAGGTVGPRVWVALLSRGTTPLLKFGAASSAVRRVQRGLNAADAAGLPVTGVFEAATTAAVKTYQRGHGLAQTGVVTPAVWSRLVAGTP; this is encoded by the coding sequence ATGCACCGTCTCTCCCGGTCCCCGCGACGCCCGACCGCCCGGGCGATCGCCCGCACGGCGACCGCCGCCCTCGCCTGCCTGGCCACCCTGGCCGCCGGCCTGGTGCTCGCCGCGCCCGCCCAGGCCGGCAACCGGGTGACGCCCGGCAGCTTCACCGGCTACGGCTTCGACCAGTGCACGGCGCCGACCCAGAAGGCGATGGACGCCTGGCTGACCGGCTCGCCGTACTGGGCGGTCGGGATCTACGTCTCCGGTGACTCGCGGGCCTGCACCAGCCAGCCGAACCTGTCCCCGACGTGGGTCGGCACCCAGCTCGCGAACGGCTGGCGGCTGCTGCCGATCACCCTCGGCCCGCAGGCCTCCTGCACCACCCGCGAGCGGTACCTGCGCCAGGTGCGGATCAACCCCTCGCCGACCTCGTCCTACGCCGCCGCCCGCAGCCAGGGCCGCGCCGAGGCCGCCAAGACCGTCGGCGCCGCCCAGGCGCTGGGCATCTCGCCCGGCAGCACGCTGTGGTACGACCTCGAGGCCTTCGCGATCACCAAGACCGACTGCCGCGAGTCCGCGCTGACGTTCCTGTCCGGGTGGACCGAGCAGCTGCACGCCCAGGGCTACGTGTCCGGCGTCTACTCCAGCGCCGCCTCCGGCACCAAGATCCTCGACGACGCCCGGGCCACGCGTCCCGGCGCCTACGTGATGCCCGACCACCTCTGGGTCGCCGACTGGAACGGCCGCGCGGACACCGGGTCGAGCTACCTCCGCTCCGACGGCTGGGCCCCGCACCGCCGGGTGCACCAGTACCGCGGCGGGCACAACGAGACGTACGGCGGCGTGACGATCAACATCGACACGAACTGGGTCGACGTCGGGCGGGGCTCGACGGTCGCCGCGGAGCCGCGGCACTGCGCCGGCGCGGCGACGTACAACTTCCCGCGCTACCCCACCCGTCGTGCCGGCCACACCGGCGCGCTGGTGAGCGCCGCCCAGTGCCTGCTGAAGGCCAAGGGTTACTACACCGGTCCCGTGGACGGCACCTACGACGCCGACGTGTCCGCCGCGGCCCGGCGCTACCGCGCGGCGACCCGGCTGCCCGCCGGCGGCACGGTCGGCCCGCGGGTGTGGGTCGCCCTGCTCTCCCGGGGCACGACGCCGCTGCTCAAGTTCGGCGCCGCCTCCTCGGCCGTCCGCCGGGTGCAGCGCGGGCTGAACGCCGCCGACGCCGCCGGCCTCCCGGTCACCGGGGTCTTCGAGGCGGCCACCACCGCAGCGGTGAAGACGTACCAGCGCGGCCACGGCCTCGCGCAGACCGGCGTGGTCACCCCGGCCGTCTGGTCCAGGCTGGTGGCCGGCACCCCCTGA